In Trichomycterus rosablanca isolate fTriRos1 chromosome 4, fTriRos1.hap1, whole genome shotgun sequence, one DNA window encodes the following:
- the crb1 gene encoding LOW QUALITY PROTEIN: protein crumbs homolog 1 (The sequence of the model RefSeq protein was modified relative to this genomic sequence to represent the inferred CDS: substituted 1 base at 1 genomic stop codon) gives MDPPARWVRWCISLIPPKCPVNPGVSSVRPALTWMKIQTGDVTCCDGTKPCRVEQKLSDTLRVSVLSHIMSGAHMLVWIVLVLSAEAASQNDACDSEPCRNGGVCIPTRGDYTCSCSKEPRSGRLYGGPNCTVALRGCEHHLCRNGATCWPVLSGGQHRYSCSCAEGFTGSRCEISTTFSFENSGFLYVRGPAGDAADLLSATLSFRTLQRSATLLQGTVDDHALSLQLRSGRPRLVLRRTQDFHPDPVELPRDIADGRWHTVQLFLHSDAFGLSLQDPSCTSASCHREAPVETEPGSGSGLNGSGRIQGVFIGGSGEVPARPESFFLGCMRDIQVQSRAVVPSSGVEGQQVNVSLGCREGDGCEKRPCGNRGRCVGQGWRKHKCECHRPYRGDACLQEFSVVRFGGEGAESFAVFAVDEESGDSFVVSMFVRTRRLSGFLLAFSNSTGSYLNVWLEGGKVRVQAGSSESVQGHESVSDGRFHLVSVRVEPGSVRLDRSGGTLVAPPGLRIRSGDVVRVGGHEDRDASLAFGGYFKGCVQDLRVNEQPLLFYPVIGLVSSYILERKVEVTPNCTADDSCRTNPCLNGGVCYSVWDDFTCSCPPNTAGRRCEELRWCELSPCPPAAVCRSHGAGFDCVLNVTLREGAGDRALTYRGNGGVRRPLRSVSVRFRTQRRFTTLLHAARENRFITVAIQDGRLVLELRGGSGSSSVRLQSRXGTDDGNWHSATLTMVDPSAPASEWSMVLDERHNESSVSSSVSGDLSFLREGVDISVGGADPDSGADFDGCLGSVEIGGLLLPFHSESELGVTRPQEERFLKVSGTPNAGCRGAKVCDPNPCRNEGRCEDLFDLFRCRCADRWRGRLCEDGTDACGSNPCVRGSCVPAGEGYGCVCEPGYAGQRCQEEKDVCEGHGCRNGGTCLRGLGRYACLCPRNTTGAHCQERVPEAPWYVDRVPSPTLPVMVCGNEKWNYSCFHGGNCSASQDVCDCPPGFTGQWCELEVNECASDPCMNGGFCRDLVNRFQCVCELSFAGELCQIDVSDFYLYVFLLMWQNIFQLLSYLILRLDDEPEVEWNAANDD, from the exons ATGGACCCACCCGCTCGCTGGGTGCGCTGGTGTATTAGCCTAATCCCGCCGAAGTGTCCCGTTAATCCCGGCGTGAGCTCCGTCCGTCCTGCACTCACATGGATGAAGATCCAGACTGGTGATGTTACCTGCTGTGATGGAACCAAACCCTGCAGAGTGGAGCAGAAGCTTTCAGACACACTCCGAGTTTCTGTACTGAGTCACATCATGTCGGGAGCGCACATGCTAGTGTGGATCGTCCTCGTACTCTCCGCAG AAGCTGCGAGCCAGAACGACGCCTGCGACAGCGAGCCTTGCCGAAACGGTGGCGTGTGCATCCCGACCCGAGGCGACTACACATGCAGCTGCTCTAAAGAACCCAGAAGCGGGCGTCTATACGGAGGCCCGAACTGCACCGTGGCGCTGCGCGGCTGTGAGCACCACCTTTGCCGGAATGGCGCCACCTGCTGGCCTGTTCTTAGCGGTGGACAGCATCGCTACAGCTGCTCCTGCGCTGAGGGATTCACTGGCTCCAGGTGCGAGATCTCCACCACGTTCTCCTTCGAGAACAGCGGCTTCCTGTACGTCCGGGGACCCGCCGGGGACGCCGCGGACCTTCTGAGCGCCACCCTGAGCTTCCGGACGCTGCAGCGGAGTGCCACCCTGCTGCAGGGCACCGTGGACGACCACGCCCTCTCGCTGCAGCTGAGAAGTGGGCGACCGCGCCTGGTGTTGCGGCGGACTCAGGACTTCCACCCGGACCCCGTGGAGCTTCCCCGGGACATCGCGGACGGTCGCTGGCACACGGTGCAGCTGTTCCTGCACAGTGATGCGTTTGGGCTCAGTCTGCAGGATCCGTCGTGCACCTCAGCATCCTGCCACCGTGAGGCACCGGTGGAAACAGAACCGGGTTCTGGATCGGGTCTGAACGGTTCCGGGCGGATTCAGGGCGTGTTTATAGGAGGAAGCGGGGAGGTACCAGCGCGCCCGGAGTCGTTCTTCCTCGGCTGCATGAGGGACATCCAGGTTCAGTCTCGGGCGGTGGTCCCCAGCTCAGGGGTCGAAGGTCAGCAGGTGAACGTGAGTCTGGGATGCAGGGAGGGTGACGGGTGCGAGAAGCGACCCTGCGGGAACAGAGGGAGGTGCGTCGGACAGGGGTGGAGGAAACACAAGTGCGAATGTCATCGACCGTACAGAGGAGACGCCTGCTTACAAG AGTTCTCGGTGGTCAGGTTTGGAGGTGAGGGTGCAGAAAGCTTCGCTGTGTTTGCGGTCGACGAAGAGTCCGGCGACTCCTTCGTGGTCTCCATGTTCGTTCGTACCCGCCGCCTGAGCGGGTTCCTCCTCGCGTTCTCCAACAGCACCGGCAGCTACCTGAACGTGTGGCTGGAGGGGGGGAAGGTCAGAGTTCAAGCAGGCAGCTCTGAGAGCGTGCAGGGTCACGAGAGCGTCAGTGATGGACGTTTCCACCTGGTGAGTGTCCGCGTGGAGCCTGGGTCTGTCAGGCTGGATCGGTCGGGCGGGACGCTGGTGGCTCCGCCGGGTCTGAGGATCCGGTCAGGTGACGTGGTTCGAGTCGGAGGCCACGAGGACCGTGATGCATCGTTAGCGTTCGGCGGCTATTTCAAGGGGTGTGTACAGGACCTGAGGGTGAACGAGCAGCCTCTGCTGTTTTACCCGGTTATTGGGTTGGTTAGTTCCTACATCCTCGAGAGAAAGGTGGAGGTCACGCCCAACTGCACCGCCGACGACTCCTGCAGG ACTAACCCCTGTCTGAACGGCGGTGTGTGTTACTCCGTCTGGGATGATTTCACCTGCAGTTGCCCTCCCAATACAGCAGGGCGGCGCTGTGAGGAGCTGAGGTGGTGCGAACTGTCTCCGTGTCCTCCTGCTGCAGTCTGTCGATCACACGGTGCAGGATTTGACT GTGTTCTGAACGTGACGCTCCGTGAGGGAGCCGGGGACCGCGCCCTGACCTACAGGGGTAACGGGGGGGTCCGGCGCCCCCTCCGCAGCGTTTCGGTTCGTTTCCGGACGCAGAGACGCTTCACCACGCTGCTCCACGCCGCCAGAGAAAACAGATTCATCACCGTGGCGATACAGGACGGGCGGCTGGTTCTGGAGCTTCGGGGCGGCTCGGGTTCCTCCTCCGTCCGTCTGCAGAGCCGGTGAGGAACCGA TGATGGAAACTGGCACAGCGCCACCTTGACCATGGTCGACCCCTCTGCACCGGCGTCCGAATGGTCGATGGTGCTGGACGAGCGGCATAACGAGAGCTCCGTCTCCTCCAGCGTTTCTGGAGACCTGAGCTTCCTCAGGGAGGGCGTGGACATCTCGGTCGGGGGCGCTGATCCTGACTCCGGTGCGGATTTCGACGGATGTCTGGGTTCGGTGGAGATCGGCGGCCTTCTCTTACCGTTTCACTCCGAGTCCGAGCTGGGCGTGACCAGGCCTCAGGAGGAACGCTTCTTAAAAGTATCCGGAACGCCGAACGCCGGCTGCCGGGGCGCGAAGGTGTGCGATCCGAACCCCTGCCGGAACGAGGGTCGGTGCGAGGACCTGTTCGACCTTTTTAGATGCCGCTGTGCTGATAGGTGGCGCGGCCGGCTCTGTGAGGACGGAACCGACGCCTGCGGCTCCAACCCGTGCGTACGTGGATCCTGTGTCCCGGCCGGTGAAGGGTACGGGTGCGTGTGTGAGCCGGGTTACGCCGGCCAGCGGTGCCAGGAAGAAAAGGACGTTTGTGAGGGACACGGGTGCCGTAACGGTGGAACCTGCCTGCGGGGACTCGGGCGGTACGCCTGCCTCTGCCCGAGAAACACCACGGGAGCGCACTGCCA AGAGCGAGTGCCGGAGGCGCCGTGGTACGTGGACCGAGTTCC GTCGCCCACGCTGCCGGTTATGGTGTGTGGGAACGAGAAGTGGAATTACAGCTGCTTTCATGGCGGGAACTGCTCAGCGTCTCAGGACGTGTGTGACTGTCCGCCTGGTTTTACCGGACAGTG